Proteins found in one Gigantopelta aegis isolate Gae_Host chromosome 12, Gae_host_genome, whole genome shotgun sequence genomic segment:
- the LOC121386870 gene encoding alpha/beta-gliadin-like codes for MSRVMIVLFLTLTVATLTSSHRYRFMGMRPQRPAVPSANQLAPFFSFVESRVPGILNAFANIASRFPYYMRRSMTFQLLARAIMQAQAQAQQQQPPQVPQNPLPLEPPQPQQPQQPQPQQPQQQQEPAIQLG; via the coding sequence ATGTCGCGAGTTATGATCGTCCTGTTTCTGACGCTCACCGTAGCCACGTTGACGTCGTCGCACCGGTACCGCTTCATGGGCATGCGGCCACAACGTCCGGCCGTCCCGTCGGCTAATCAGCTGGCGCCTTTCTTCTCGTTCGTGGAGTCTCGGGTTCCCGGGATCCTGAACGCCTTCGCGAACATCGCTTCTCGATTTCCCTACTACATGAGGCGATCGATGACGTTCCAGCTCCTTGCGCGTGCCATTATGCAGGCGCAGGCGCAGGCGCAGCAACAGCAGCCACCGCAGGTGCCACAAAATCCACTGCCGCTAGAACCGCCACAGCCACAACAGCCGCAGCAGCCACAGCCACAACAGCCGCAGCAGCAACAAGAGCCGGCTATACAACTCGGCTAA
- the LOC121386767 gene encoding actin cytoskeleton-regulatory complex protein pan1-like — MQTARFHVMINRCRNRSASIRIKISRVDCCSVLSIPTMTRNVLLLLLGLACVAPSSAHYRFGGYRGGGGCRRYGQVFQSQLPPNLMTALQNAGPAIANFVSTLPQNVQDFLNPLLQPLLNAAAPPAVPPVQPAVPPPVQSPAVAPPAPQAPQVAPPAPQAPPVAPPAPPAPPAAPPAPPAPPAPPAGQAPPAGQAPPAGQAPQGYQFMPFYGRYRPYRFGRGRYRYGRG, encoded by the coding sequence ATGCAAACAGCACGTTTTCACGTGATGATAAACAGATGTCGAAATCGCAGCGCTTCAATTCGTATAAAAATCAGCCGAGTTGACTGCTGCAGCGTTCTTAGCATCCCAACTATGACTCGCAACGTCCTCTTGCTACTACTGGGGCTGGCGTGTGTCGCCCCGTCCTCCGCGCATTACCGTTTTGGCGGCTACCGTGGTGGCGGCGGCTGTCGACGATATGGTCAAGTCTTCCAGTCGCAACTTCCGCCGAATCTGATGACGGCGCTCCAGAACGCCGGCCCGGCCATCGCCAACTTCGTGTCGACTCTTCCTCAAAACGTGCAGGACTTTCTGAATCCTCTGCTCCAGCCACTGCTGAATGCAGCAGCGCCCCCTGCCGTACCTCCAGTGCAGCCTGCGGTGCCGCCTCCAGTGCAGTCTCCAGCAGTAGCACCACCAGCACCACAAGCACCACAAGTAGCACCACCAGCACCACAAGCACCACCAGTAGCACCACCGGCACCTCCCGCACCACCAGCAGCACCACCGGCACCACCGGCACCTCCCGCACCACCAGCAGGACAAGCACCACCAGCAGGACAAGCACCACCAGCAGGACAAGCACCACAAGGTTATCAATTCATGCCATTCTATGGCAGGTATCGGCCGTATCGTTTCGGTAGAGGTAGATATCGTTACGGTAGAGGATAA
- the LOC121386951 gene encoding toll-like receptor 6, giving the protein MHTDALVFTVEITVLLLGIMGDIAMATCPAECQCNQEFYVYCQNANVGDSSLGKIVGKISRDVVLLDLSGNALKTVPSRAFSRLSRLRVLDLQANKINTISSSAFGGLANLVTLRLNNNSLHSTSQSQWIGLRSLESLYLSSNYIDIIEPQTFLHLANLTKLYLDRNHIGVGVNGTFLGLHSLKLLDISRNVIHKIDSGCFSDLRELRRLQASYNELTSFDGAIFNGLVRLNYLHLDYNRLTDISNVSWSRLQDRLKTLTVSHNRLTSLHLDHFYGFRNLKKLRLGHNRISVFPASALSGLFLDELSLTSNEISHVNRDMFSQVKRIVKLDLSANRISSMGTGCFDNFKDSVYVVNLNDNQLEKLNPGMFRGMTVLKILLIANNSIRTIDKGSLRDLLQLEELSLVHNKLVTVNTDMLSGSLPNRLYLNCNPLQNFVGFTFSALQDPIQVFMNLTVTSETTDRVIVRWPYKGGSQVYWTLSVTCVRGETCRTDRRKDMYLPPYKQECLVTRLSPQSVYYICVRPVFVEEVSRVVRLEQCVHVYTAGRGETSQRPISVTSLSTSGEQSTCIPSFVLVVLVVLHTLSVV; this is encoded by the coding sequence ATGCATACAGATGCCCTTGTGTTTACGGTGGAAATCACAGTCCTGCTGCTCGGAATCATGGGAGACATCGCCATGGCAACGTGTCCAGCTGAATGCCAGTGCAACCAAGAGTTCTACGTGTACTGCCAGAATGCGAACGTCGGCGATTCCAGCCTCGGGAAGATCGTCGGAAAGATTTCACGTGACGTAGTTCTTCTAGATCTGAGCGGCAATGCCTTGAAGACCGTGCCCAGCCGCGCGTTCTCTCGCCTGTCCAGACTGAGAGTCCTAGACTTGCAGGCTAACAAAATCAACACAATTTCGAGTTCTGCGTTCGGCGGTCTGGCGAATCTCGTGACGTTGAGGCTGAATAACAACAGCCTGCACTCGACGTCGCAGTCACAGTGGATTGGACTGCGATCGCTGGAATCTCTGTATCTGAGTTCTAATTATATCGATATCATCGAACCTCAGACGTTTCTTCATCTGGCTAACCTAACAAAACTCTATCTGGATCGAAACCACATTGGTGTCGGTGTTAACGGAACCTTTCTTGGTCTACATTCGCTGAAGCTGTTGGATATTTCGCGAAACGTGATTCACAAAATCGACAGTGGATGTTTCTCGGACCTGCGTGAGCTGAGACGACTGCAGGCGTCGTACAATGAGTTAACGAGCTTCGATGGTGCTATCTTCAATGGTCTTGTGAGGCTGAATTATCTCCACTTGGATTacaacagactgacagacatttCTAACGTGTCCTGGAGCAGGCTGCAGGATCGTTTAAAGACTTTGACCGTTTCTCATAACCGGCTTACGTCCTTACACCTCGATCATTTCTACGGTTTTCGTAATTTGAAAAAACTGAGATTAGGTCACAACAGAATCTCAGTATTCCCCGCCAGTGCTTTGAGCGGGCTGTTCTTGGATGAGTTGTCTCTGACTTCAAACGAAATCTCGCACGTCAACCGTGACATGTTCAGCCAGGTGAAGCGGATCGTCAAGCTGGATCTCAGTGCTAACCGGATATCCTCGATGGGTACCGGTTGTTTCGACAATTTCAAGGACTCTGTGTACGTTGTAAATTTAAATGACAACCAACTCGAGAAGTTGAATCCGGGGATGTTCAGGGGTATGACCGTTCTCAAGATTTTACTCATCGCTAATAACTCCATTCGGACAATCGACAAGGGATCATTACGCGACCTCCTACAATTGGAGGAGTTGTCATTGGTGCATAACAAACTCGTCACCGTGAATACGGACATGCTCAGTGGCTCCTTGCCAAACCGACTGTATCTCAACTGCAATCCGCTGCAGAATTTTGTCGGTTTCACGTTCAGTGCGCTGCAAGATCCCATTCAAGTATTTATGAATTTGACTGTGACATCGGAAACGACTGATAGAGTGATTGTGCGGTGGCCGTACAAAGGTGGATCACAAGTGTACTGGACATTAAGCGTGACCTGCGTTAGAGGAGAAACCTGTCGTACGGATCGCAGAAAGGACATGTATTTACCTCCATACAAACAAGAGTGCTTGGTGACGCGGTTGTCTCCCCAGTCAGTGTATTACATCTGTGTCCGTCCAGTGTTCGTGGAGGAGGTATCTCGGGTGGTGCGTTTGGAGCAGTGTGTTCACGTGTATACAGCGGGCAGAGGAGAAACCAGTCAGAGGCCCATATCGGTGACAAGTCTTTCAACATCAGGGGAACAGTCTACATGTATACCAAGTTTCGTGTTGGTAGTGTTGGTCGTATTGCacaccctgtctgtggtataa